One part of the Anaeromyxobacter sp. Fw109-5 genome encodes these proteins:
- a CDS encoding citrate (Si)-synthase has product MAETLKRKLKEKIEAFRPRTQKLNKELAEIVIDKVTIGQAIGGARDVRCLVTDISYLDPQEGIRFRGKTIPETFEALKPHVVAGAEMPTVESFFYFLLTGEIPTKDEAQEVFADLKKREALPQYVIDVLRAMPRDSHPMAMFSAGIVAMQRESVFAKRYGEGNLKKTEMWDPMYEDAMTLVARLPVLAAYIYRMKYKGDTHIPSDPKLDLGGNFAQMIGQVKPYDDVARMYFILHSDHESGNVSAHTAHLVASALSDAYYAYSAGINGLAGPLHGLANQEVLGWIQQTMKKLNNQVPSKEQLKQFLWDTLNSGQVIPGYGHAVLRKTDPRYTAQNEFAKKHLPNDPLFQLVNMIYEVAPGVLTEHGKTKNPWPNVDAHSGVIQWYYGVREWDFYTVLFGVGRALGVLANLVWDRGLGYAIERPKSVTTAMLEKWAAEGGRKI; this is encoded by the coding sequence ATGGCTGAGACGCTCAAGCGGAAGCTGAAGGAGAAGATCGAGGCATTCCGCCCGCGCACGCAGAAGCTGAACAAGGAGCTGGCGGAGATCGTCATCGACAAGGTCACGATCGGCCAGGCCATCGGTGGCGCTCGCGACGTGCGCTGCCTCGTGACGGACATCTCGTACCTGGACCCGCAGGAAGGCATCCGCTTCCGCGGCAAGACGATCCCTGAGACCTTCGAGGCGCTGAAGCCGCACGTGGTCGCCGGCGCGGAGATGCCGACGGTCGAGAGCTTCTTCTACTTCCTCCTCACGGGTGAGATCCCGACGAAGGACGAGGCGCAGGAGGTCTTCGCCGACCTGAAGAAGCGCGAGGCGCTTCCCCAGTACGTCATCGACGTGCTGCGCGCGATGCCCCGCGACTCGCACCCGATGGCGATGTTCTCCGCCGGCATCGTCGCGATGCAGCGCGAGTCCGTGTTCGCGAAGCGCTACGGAGAGGGCAACCTCAAGAAGACGGAGATGTGGGACCCGATGTACGAGGACGCGATGACGCTCGTCGCGCGCCTCCCGGTGCTCGCGGCCTACATCTACCGGATGAAGTACAAGGGTGACACGCACATCCCGTCGGATCCGAAGCTCGACCTCGGCGGCAACTTCGCCCAGATGATCGGGCAGGTGAAGCCGTACGACGACGTCGCCCGCATGTACTTCATCCTCCACTCGGACCACGAGTCGGGGAACGTCTCGGCGCACACGGCGCACCTCGTCGCGTCCGCGCTCTCCGACGCGTACTACGCGTACTCGGCCGGCATCAACGGCCTCGCCGGCCCGCTCCACGGCCTGGCGAACCAGGAGGTGCTCGGCTGGATCCAGCAGACGATGAAGAAGCTGAACAACCAGGTGCCCTCGAAGGAGCAGCTGAAGCAGTTCCTCTGGGACACCCTGAACTCGGGCCAGGTCATCCCCGGCTACGGCCACGCGGTGCTCCGCAAGACGGACCCGCGCTACACGGCGCAGAACGAGTTCGCGAAGAAGCACCTGCCGAACGACCCGCTGTTCCAGCTCGTGAACATGATCTACGAGGTGGCGCCGGGCGTCCTCACGGAGCACGGGAAGACCAAGAACCCGTGGCCGAACGTCGACGCGCACTCGGGCGTGATCCAGTGGTACTACGGCGTCCGCGAGTGGGACTTCTACACGGTCCTCTTCGGCGTCGGCCGCGCCCTGGGCGTGCTCGCGAACCTCGTGTGGGACCGCGGCCTCGGCTACGCGATCGAGCGGCCGAAGTCGGTCACCACCGCGATGCTCGAGAAGTGG